A region from the Lutra lutra chromosome 1, mLutLut1.2, whole genome shotgun sequence genome encodes:
- the LOC125085803 gene encoding uncharacterized protein LOC125085803, with protein sequence MSDACRAWLNYRNSSYTPLREPASLAERRKTCGNGSSRSGTRARRPFLRPPSHSARQECPREGGVAEDLRAILALLRSPSPTQSRAHCTLLSEEAPSQKVGLQVGPGPLKKAWCRVQGPPGSGGTEDSLPLPARCAERVLRGRSSLSPRLGGRPRSLHIASPSPGALTTPLCASQRMGLPFPSISGCPPQAPPARHPCLCPQQGSSTKSVCFHLPPYQNFLSFLSQLSHPDPGLLYPHPGPSSQVVGPKIRPPGLFSLRVSCVTASMMQAWWGPQTGQVKGQSRTVFDPQPGLCPQTQSLES encoded by the exons ATGAGTGATGCGTGCCGGGCGTGGCTGAACTACCGAAACTCATCCTACACTCCCCTAAGGGAGCCGGCATCTCTTGCCGAGAGGAGAAAAACATGTGGGAATGGCTCTTCCAGGTCTGGGACGAGGGCAAGGCGTCCCTTCCTGAGGCCTCCTTCTCACAGTGCACGCCAGGAGTGCCCAAGGGAGGGAGGGGTCGCTGAAGACCTGAGGGCGATCTTGGCTCTCCTGCGCTCTCCCAGCCCAACCCAATCCAGGGCGCACTgcactctgctcagtgaggaggctCCATCGCAGAAGGTAGGTCTGCAGGTGGGCCCTGGACCCCTTAAGAAGGCCTGGTGTAGAGTACAGGGTCCTCCTGGGTCAGGCGGCACCGAGGATTCCTTGCCCCTGCCAGCCCGCTGTGCAGAGAGGGTTCTGCGGGGAAGGAGCAGCCTCTCCCCAAGGCTGGGTGGGAGACCAAGAAGCCTTCacattgcttctccctccccaggcgCTCTCACCACGCCCCTTTGTGCCTCCCAACGCATGggcctcccctttccctccatctCAGGATGCCCTCCTCAAGCCCCTCCAGCCAGGCATCCTTGCCTGTGCCCACAGCAAGGGTCCTCAACAAAGTCAGTCTGTTTTCACCTGCCTCCCTATCAGAATTTCTTGTCCTTCCTCTCGCAGCTGAGTCACCCTGACCCTGGACTCCTCTACCCCCACCCAGGCCCTTCTTCCCAAGTAGTGGGGCCAAAAATTCGGCCCCCGGGCCTTTTCTCCCTGAGGGTCTCCTGTGTTACGGCAAGTATGATGCAGGCCTGGTGGGGACCACAAACGGGGCAGGTCAAAGGACAGAGCAGGACCGTGTTCGACCCTCAGCCTGGTCTCTGCCCTCAGACCCAGTC CCTGGAGTCCTAG
- the PRR36 gene encoding proline-rich protein 36 isoform X1: MDKRDKGRSGAPTRTPASRPPGLPTPRPPGSPRPPPPVTSAALRVLGAAGAAGRGPLAERSGGIRAAALPEAGPRVGPTQSAGTGPRSPASRPPATGRGERAPAKTPGPGSISSSGRASGTTRLGSLAQKGLRSPAEEPVTRGKAPETPRRSALSAGARRDSSGPSPGAPSPATSRRSRAAGAEVGLPRAAPSARPRPPTEAPRKSVSSAPQHGTAEPSPAARRRPGAGGGLQKPASRPLGSSATPLSSPARPGASPGGTPRALGHPSPPKTKGVQVLHPRQSTPPRKGATPAQGLSPPLATPSPPCSTAQLAPPPHITGTPLPATLPPSPPTTPPSQSASGPLATPLSLAPPPSAPLPPQTLPSPPATPPLQDPPTHLGTSFLEASTSPTNTFLASFSPSSSPPLQSMPPTQASPALPPLLTPPSPLATSPLLAPGPPSKAPLQAPLTQATSLLSPPSPQATPPLQGLSTLTTTPPLASPSLSPPSLEATPYTMTTPPTQDTSPATYPLQASPCPLTTLSSQGPPPPLCSPYPSPSLQVSPSALAMPTPQTPPPLATPHLQATPSSTRLPTQAPPSLASPPPQAPPSFLTTAPQQTAGSLATPPLQASPSPSVLPVQTPPPLQAPLSPVSPPLHDRSSPLAIPPPQAPPSLALPPLQAPPSPPASPFPRAPPSPVATPSSRAPPSPVATPSPRTPPSPLVTPSPQAPPSLALPPLQTPTLLLQATPSPLATPSQAPPSLALPPLQASPLPLQAPPSMATPPPQTPPSLALPPLQVPPSPPDSPPLQAPRRPPTPGPDAPIPGPRLTLALAPAPPPPPSRSPSSTLSGPDLAGHSSSATSTPEELRGYDSGPEGGAAASPPADAELAACHPASWSRGPAPPLAVRSTPGASLPWPPAAGSGSADGLCTIYEAEGPESAPPAPSALDAGPGAGAGSGKVVAGAGAAAASRGAKPARLGELPLGALQASVVQHLLSRTLLLAAAEGAAGGGGPGGAGAGGVAGGARTALSDAELGRWAELLSPLDESRASITSVTSFSPDDVASPQGDWTVVEVETFH, encoded by the exons ATGGACAAGAGGGACAAGGGCAGGTCAGGGGCCCCCACGCGGACGCCAGCTTCTCGCCCTCCAGGCCTTCCTacccccaggcccccagggtCTCCTCGACCTCCTCCTCCAGTAACCAGCGCAGCTCTCCGCGTCCTGGGAGCAGCGGGAGCTGCCGGGCGAGGGCCCCTGGCTGAGCGATCCGGGGGTATCCGGGCAGCCGCCCTCCCGGAGGCTGGTCCCCGGGTGGGACCAACACAGAGCGCTGGGACAGGCCCCCGGAGTCCAG CCTCCAGGCCCCCAGCTACTGGGAGAGGGGAGCGGGCCCCTGCCAAGACCCCAGGCCCAGGCTCTATTTCCAGCTCGGGACGTGCCAGCGGGACCACCAG GCTAGGCTCTCTTGCACAGAAGGGGCTTCGTTCCCCAGCTGAGGAACCCGTGACCAGAGGAAAAGCCCCAGAAACCCCCAGAAGGAGCGCGCTGAGCGCCGGGGCACGGAGAG ACTCTTCTGGGCcctccccaggcgccccttccccagccacctCCCGTCGGTCTCGGGCTGCAGGCGCTGAAGTCGGTCTTCCTCGGGCAGCTCCCAGTGCCCGGCCGCGGCCTCCGACCGAGGCTCCCAGGAAATCAGTGAGCAGTGCCCCGCAGCATGGTACCGCAGAGCCGAGCCCCGCCGCCAGGAGGCGACCCGGCGCCGGCGGAGGCCTCCAGAAGCCAGCCTCGCGCCCCTTGGGCTCCAGCGCCACTCCTCTGTCCTCTCCCGCCCGCCCTGGGGCCTCGCCGGGTGGAACACCTAGGGCTCTGGGGCATCCCTCGCCGCCCAAGACGAAAGGGGTGCAGGTTCTGCACCCCCGCCAGTCCACACCCCCAAGGAAGGGCGCAACCCCTGCGCAGGGTCTTTCTCCTCCTTTAGCCACACCCTCTCCGCCGTGTTCGACCGCACAACTGGCACCGCCTCCACATATCACAGGCACTCCCCTGCCTGCcacgctccctccctctccaccgACCACGCCCCCTTCTCAATCCGCAAGCGGCCCTTTGGCCACACCTCTTTCACTAGCCCCTCCTCCATCCGCTCCACTCCCTCCTCAGACCCTCCCCTCTCCGCCGGCCACACCTCCTTTGCAAGACCCACCCACACACCTGGGTACCTCCTTTTTGGAGGCATCCACCTCTCCCACGAACACTTTTCTGGCTTCATTCTCTCCATCATCGTCACCCCCTCTGCAGAGTATGCCCCCAACCCAGGCTTCTCCAGCTTTGCCCCCTCTTCTGACTCCCCCCTCTCCCTTGGCCACATCTCCTTTGTTGGCTCCTGGACCACCAAGCAAGGCCCCGCTCCAAGCCCCTCTTACTCAAGCAACATCTCTGCTAAGCCCGCCCTCTCCCCAAGCCACACCCCCTCTGCAGGGCCTTTCCACTTTGACTACTACCCCTCCACTGGCCAGTCCTTCCCTATCTCCTCCCTCTCTTGAGGCCACGCCCTATACAATGACCACGCCTCCCACACAGGACACCTCTCCGGCCACATACCCTCTGCAAGCCTCTCCCTGTCCTCTGACCACCCTCTCTTCAcagggtcctcctcctcctctgtgctctccatATCCCTCACCATCTCTGCAGGTTTCACCCTCTGCCCTGGCCATGCCCACTCCGCAGACCCCACCTCCTCTGGCCACACCCCATCTACAGGCCACTCCCTCTTCGACCCGGCTCCCTACACAGGCCCCACCTTCTCTGGCCTCGCCACCTCCGCAGGCCCCACCCTCTTTCTTAACCACCGCTCCTCAACAAACTGCTGGGTCTCTGGCCACACCCCCTCTGCAGGCTAGTCCCTCCCCGAGCGTGCTCCCAGTTCAGACCCCACCACCTCTGCAGGCCCCACTCTCTCCGGTATCACCCCCTTTGCATGACCGTTCCTCTCCCTTGGCCAtaccccctccccaggctccacCTTCCCTGGCTTTGCCTCCTCTTcaggctcctccttctccccctgcctcaccCTTCCCGCgggcccctccctctcctgtggCCACGCCCTCCTCCCGGGCCCCACCCTCTCCTGTGGCCACACCCTCTCCGCggacccctccctctcccctggtcACACCGTCTCCGCAGGCTCCACCTTCCCTGGCCTTACCTCCTCTGCAGACCCCGACTCTCCTTTTGCAGGCCACACCCTCTCCCCTGGCCACGCCTTCTCAGGCTCCACCTTCCCTGGCCTTGCCTCCTCTAcaggcctctcctctccctttgcagGCCCCTCCCTCCATGGCTACGCCCCCTCCTCAGACTCCACCTTCCCTGGCTCTGCCCCCTCTGCaagtccctccctctcccccggACTCACCCCCTCTGCAGGCCCCTCGCCGACCCCCGACCCCAGGTCCGGATGCCCCGATCCCGGGCCCACGGCTGACCCTGGCGCTGGCCCCGGCTCCGCCACCACCGCCCTCGCGCAGCCCGTCCAGCACGCTGAGTGGCCCGGATCTGGCGGGCCACAGCAGCAGCGCCACCAGCACGCCGGAAGAGCTGCGCGGCTACGACAGTGGGCCGGAGGGCGGCGCCGCGGCCTCCCCGCCCGCCGACGCGGAGCTCGCCGCCTGTCACCCGGCCTCCTGGAGCCGAGGTCCCGCTCCGCCGCTGGCCGTCCGCAGCACCCCAG GAGCGTCCCTGCCTTGGCCTCCCGCTGCCGGCTCGGGCTCCGCTGATGGCCTGTGCACCATCTACGAGGCTGAGGGGCCCGAGTCGGCGCCCCCCGCCCCAAGCGCGCTGGATGCGGGTCCCGGCGCCGGCGCGGGTAGCGGGAAGGTGGTAGCTGGAGCAGGCGCGGCGGCGGCCTCGCGTGGCGCGAAGCCGGCGCGCCTGGGCGAGCTGCCGCTGGGGGCGCTGCAGGCGAGCGTCGTGCAGCACCTGCTGAGCCGGACGCTGCTGCTAGCTGCGGCGGAGGGTGCTGCCGGCGGTGGCGGCCCAGGAGGCGCAGGAGCTGGTGGCGTCGCGGGGGGCGCCCGGACTGCGCTCAGCGACGCCGAACTGGGCCGCTGGGCTGAACTGTTGTCTCCCCTGGACGAGTCCCGCGCCAGCATCACCTCGGTCACCAGCTTCTCCCCGGACGACGTGGCTTCCCCGCAGGGTGACTGGACGGTGGTGGAGGTGGAGACCTTCCACTGA